CCTGCGACAGCACGTCCATGAGCTTCTGGAGGTCGGCTGGACGGTAGACCTTGAATGTCTGCGTCCGTCGGTAGAACGACGGCTGGACATCGAAGCGCAGGTCCACCACGGGCTGCGGCCGCCGGCCCCAGTCGCTGTAGGGCAGCGCGCCGTGGCCGTGGATGCGTGCGTCGACCAGCACCTCCGCGTCCTCGTCCCCGATCTCGCAGTTGAAGACGGGGAAGGCCGTTGCCACCCGAGCCGCTGCCGCCGGGTATGCGGCGCAAGCCCGCCCCAGTGCCGGCGAGCAGAACAGCGCGTGGTCGAACGATCCGACCGGGCTCGGCAGGGGCAGCTTGTGGTGGGATCGGCCATCGAAGGCCAGGTCACGCCTGGAGCAGAGGAACTCCAGGAAGGAAGCAACAGTGTCGGCCTTGTGGCTGCCTGCCCGTACCGTGAAGCGGACCGCGCCGCGCCCGTTGTCGCGCAGCACGTAGTACTCGTAGAAGCCCATCGGGTGGTCGGATGCATGGGTGCGCCGGTAGACCTGGTCGAAGCCGTCGACAGGCAGGTACTGGGGGATGGGGGAGTGGGGTCCGGTTGCTCGGGTGATGACGTCCAGGACCGGTGTTCCGACGTCGGCTTCCGCCGGATCGCGGGGAGGGTCAACCTCGGCGAAGCCCTTGCGGAGGCGGTCGTTGATCTTGCGTGCTGCGTGGCACCGCGCTCGTTCCTCGTCGTCGAGCACCGATGTGCTTGCTTTGCCCGGTGCTGGGTCGGAGCCCCATCTGATGAAGCAGCGGATCCCTTCCTGACGGATCTCCCAGTATTCGAGCGTGGCCCCTTGCCGCTCGAACCTCCGCCATCCGCTCACGCGGTGCCTCCCACGCGGTCTGGCGGTCCATCTGCGCCAGGACCGCACGCGGGTGACCCTATCGCTCGATCGCGGGGCCGCCCTCGCCTTCGCCGCTGGTCAGAAGCGGTCCGCATCCTTGAGGTGACCAATGGCGTCGTAGGGCGCGCGCGGTGCGTATGAAGTCCGGTTTCTCGGGGTGCGCGGTCGCGCACCCTACCCGCCGGGGCGGACGGTCCGGGGGCTGCTTCCGGGGATTCATTCCTCCGCCATGCGGGTGTCAGCCATGGCGCGGGGGCGGATCGGCGCGGCCAAGTGACGCCTTCGGTGCGAGGAGGGCGGCGGGACGTGGTATCCGTGAGATACGGGAATGGCTCGGGTCCTCCGAACGTTCCCGCGACGGGACGCTCGGACATGGGAGCGGTCCCGTGCAGGGATCACCGGGTGCCCTCCGCGGCACCGGGACGGCTCCGCGGTCACCCCGGCGGACCCGTTCATGACCCCGTGAAGATCCCTCCGCCCGGAAAGCCGGGCGAGTCTACCCATTCCCTCCGCCGGCTATGCGGCGTGCGGCCAGGTTTTCTTCCTCTGACGGGCTGAAGTTTTGTTGATCGAGGGGAAGCCGGCCGCCCGATCGCCCTACCCTTCAAAGGGTGAACCATCTGATGTCCCGAGAGTCCGAGGCCGACCACCCCGGGGAAGCGGTGCTCCCCGGCGCGCTGCCCGAGGCGCTGCGCGCCGAGCTCGTCGCCTTCCGCCGCGACCTGCACATGCACCCGGAACTGGGCAACCAGGAGTTCCGTACGACCGCCGCGATCAAGGCCCGCCTGGAGCAGGCGGGACTGGCCCCACGCGTGCTCGACACCGGCACCGGGCTCCTCTGCGACATCGGCGACTGGGACGGCGTACGCCCCATGCTCGCGCTGCGCGCCGACATCGACGCGCTCCCCATCCCCGACACCAAGAGCGACTGCGCCTACCGCTCCACCGTGCCCGACCGCGCCCACGCCTGCGGCCATGACGTGCACACCACGGTCGTCCTCGGCGCCGGGCTCGTCCTCGCCCAGCTGCACCGCGAGGGGCGGCTGCCGCGGCCGGTGCGGCTGGTCTTCCAGGCCGCCGAGGAGGTTCTGCCGGGTGGGGCCACCGACGCCATCGAGTCCGGCGTCCTCGACGGGGTCGGGCGGATCATCGCCGTGCACTGCGACCCCAAGGTCGACGCGGGGCGCATCGGCTTGCGCCACGGCCCCATCACCTCCGCCTGCGACCGGCTTGAAGTCGCACTCGACGGCGCGGGCGGCCACACCGCGCGCCCTCACCTCACCACCGACCTCGTCGTCGCCGCCGCGCGCGTTGCCACCGAGGTGCCGCCCCTGGTCGCACGCCGCGTGGACGCCCGCAGCGGGCTCGCGGTGACCTGGGGGCGTATCGAGTCCGGGCACGCCTGCAACGTCATCCCGCAGCACGCCGAGCTCTCCGGGACCGTGCGCTGCCTGGACCTCGACGCCTGGCGGCAGGCGCCCGACCTCGTCCACGAGGCGATCGACGAGATCGCGAACCTCTACAAGGCGAAGTCCGAGATCAACTACATCCGTGGGGTGCCGCCCGTCGTCAATGACGGCGCCGTCACCGACCTGCTGCGCGACGCCATGGCAGCGCGCCGCGGCGCGCACTGCGTCGAGGACACCGAGCAGAGCCTCGGCGGCGAGGACTTCTCCTGGTATCTGGAGCAGGTGCCCGGCGCGATGGCCCGCCTCGGCGTCCGCCGCCCCGGCGAGCGCGGCGTCCGCGACCTGCACCAGGGCGACTTCGACGCGGACGAGCATGCCATCACGGTCGGCGTGGAGTTGTTCACAGCCGCTGTCTTCCTGGACGCGCAGCGGGCGTGAGCCCCACGGCCCTGCGGGCATGTTCCGCCCTCCGACGCAACATGCCCGTAAGCCATTTGTGCTTTGTTCGCAACGGCCTGCAACTAGGGCTCGGATGCCGAGTTCAGGCAGTGTTTGCCTCGAATCGATAACGGCTTCGCGAGAGGTGTTTTTATGACATCTACGCGCGTTACGATTCCGCGAAG
The Streptomyces sp. CGMCC 4.7035 DNA segment above includes these coding regions:
- a CDS encoding WGR domain-containing protein, which encodes MSGWRRFERQGATLEYWEIRQEGIRCFIRWGSDPAPGKASTSVLDDEERARCHAARKINDRLRKGFAEVDPPRDPAEADVGTPVLDVITRATGPHSPIPQYLPVDGFDQVYRRTHASDHPMGFYEYYVLRDNGRGAVRFTVRAGSHKADTVASFLEFLCSRRDLAFDGRSHHKLPLPSPVGSFDHALFCSPALGRACAAYPAAAARVATAFPVFNCEIGDEDAEVLVDARIHGHGALPYSDWGRRPQPVVDLRFDVQPSFYRRTQTFKVYRPADLQKLMDVLSQASPQSWVEVRSFRGETTRLAPGTLPHFADLLSFLTN
- a CDS encoding amidohydrolase, translating into MSRESEADHPGEAVLPGALPEALRAELVAFRRDLHMHPELGNQEFRTTAAIKARLEQAGLAPRVLDTGTGLLCDIGDWDGVRPMLALRADIDALPIPDTKSDCAYRSTVPDRAHACGHDVHTTVVLGAGLVLAQLHREGRLPRPVRLVFQAAEEVLPGGATDAIESGVLDGVGRIIAVHCDPKVDAGRIGLRHGPITSACDRLEVALDGAGGHTARPHLTTDLVVAAARVATEVPPLVARRVDARSGLAVTWGRIESGHACNVIPQHAELSGTVRCLDLDAWRQAPDLVHEAIDEIANLYKAKSEINYIRGVPPVVNDGAVTDLLRDAMAARRGAHCVEDTEQSLGGEDFSWYLEQVPGAMARLGVRRPGERGVRDLHQGDFDADEHAITVGVELFTAAVFLDAQRA